A portion of the Candidatus Pristimantibacillus lignocellulolyticus genome contains these proteins:
- a CDS encoding S1C family serine protease has translation MNWKAMLISLGILLLLGGGFLTYIELKEKIPRQLNGSPLIAVGEKPKSLKDIIFETQKYVVMIETDTGVQGSGFLYNEQGDLITNAHVVSGVRQVRVKTADARELIGEVIGISTEVDVAVVRVPELANSGNLSLVKYEKASVGDEVLSIGSPLGLQNTVTTGMISGVGRSLQISPYTYSDLYQISTPISHGNSGGPLVDTSTGYVLGINSAGLENSSIGFSIPIVNVLPLIEGWSKEPMTMLPGIALNEESEIVEETQRLDQLASYLVSHFYDAINIGDYVYAYTLLGSSWQEGTSYVKFRENYISTRNISIDDQHITMGDDEATITVVISADERVEGSFKLTKQQISFSVGYDDDQLKLLNSKSKLLQ, from the coding sequence ATGAACTGGAAAGCGATGTTGATCAGTCTCGGTATACTCCTTCTGCTCGGTGGGGGTTTTCTTACATATATTGAGTTGAAAGAAAAAATTCCGAGACAGTTGAATGGCTCTCCTCTAATAGCAGTAGGCGAGAAGCCAAAATCACTAAAAGATATTATTTTTGAAACACAGAAATATGTCGTAATGATTGAAACCGATACAGGTGTTCAAGGATCGGGCTTTTTATACAATGAACAAGGTGATCTCATTACGAATGCTCATGTAGTATCTGGTGTTAGACAAGTTCGTGTGAAGACTGCAGATGCACGTGAATTAATCGGTGAAGTGATAGGTATAAGTACAGAAGTAGATGTTGCTGTAGTTAGAGTTCCGGAGCTTGCTAATTCGGGTAATTTATCTCTTGTTAAATATGAAAAAGCTAGTGTTGGTGATGAAGTTCTTTCAATCGGTAGCCCGCTTGGTCTGCAAAATACGGTAACTACAGGTATGATTAGTGGTGTAGGACGAAGTCTACAAATCTCTCCTTATACTTACAGTGATTTGTATCAGATATCTACACCGATATCCCATGGAAATAGCGGTGGTCCGCTCGTAGATACGTCTACAGGCTATGTGCTAGGTATTAATTCTGCTGGTTTAGAGAATAGTTCCATAGGTTTTAGTATCCCAATAGTTAATGTACTTCCTCTAATTGAAGGTTGGTCGAAAGAGCCGATGACAATGTTACCAGGCATTGCATTGAATGAAGAATCTGAAATTGTCGAAGAGACACAGCGGCTTGACCAATTAGCTAGTTATCTGGTATCTCATTTCTATGATGCTATTAATATTGGAGATTACGTATATGCATATACGCTTCTTGGTAGCAGTTGGCAAGAAGGTACAAGTTACGTGAAATTCAGAGAAAACTATATTTCTACGCGGAATATTTCAATTGATGATCAACATATTACGATGGGTGATGATGAGGCAACAATTACTGTTGTTATCTCAGCTGATGAGCGCGTGGAAGGTTCATTCAAATTAACGAAACAACAGATAAGTTTTAGTGTAGGTTATGATGATGATCAGTTAAAATTATTAAATAGCAAAAGTAAGTTACTTCAATAG
- the uidA gene encoding beta-glucuronidase has protein sequence MLYPQLTATRQLYSLDGFWRFAPDHLNDGVSNDWHKQLEADREISVQASWNEQYQDLMQYFGVGWYERDVMIPNSLKDERIWLRIGAANYLTTIWVNGELVGEHEGGHLPFEFDISKQIILGRANHISIRVDATIAADRLPPGDVESEMIIGFKGQFPNNYFDFFPYGGINRPVNIFSTPSSYVESIQLSTDLIDGIGKVSFKVGISGQSVASCLLQVEHTSISVNYSMQEEELTIVGDFDVSDVRPWCPADPYLYNMKVSLLDANGKVIDEYIQSFGIRSVKIEDTKLLLNGEPVFLNGFGMHEDFPVLGKGMNHAVIAKDFNLLKWMGANSIRTSHYPYSDEFLQYADRTGLLVIGETPFVGFVPSHYTDDVIREKAMRVISEMIDRDYNHPSIIAWSLANEGHTFVPEADPFYKALYDHARLLDSTRPITIVNCLDVEDDYALKHFDFVSLNRYYGWYEQAARLDEGCAMLDQKLDRCYELLRKPIIVTEFGADAVAGVHTDPPELFSEEYQSEMVTRQYQIIANKPYTIGAHVWSFADFKTSQTPSRVVVNRKGLFTRERQPKLAAHKLREIWLKEKGEKKT, from the coding sequence ATGTTATATCCACAGTTAACTGCAACTAGACAATTATATTCTTTAGATGGGTTTTGGAGATTCGCACCTGATCATCTTAATGATGGAGTGTCGAATGATTGGCATAAACAATTAGAGGCAGATCGTGAAATATCAGTACAAGCTAGTTGGAATGAGCAATATCAAGACTTAATGCAATATTTTGGGGTAGGTTGGTATGAGCGTGATGTTATGATTCCGAATTCTTTAAAGGACGAAAGAATTTGGCTACGGATTGGAGCCGCTAACTATTTGACAACTATTTGGGTCAATGGTGAGCTCGTTGGTGAACATGAAGGAGGACATCTTCCTTTTGAGTTTGATATATCGAAACAAATTATTTTAGGTAGAGCTAATCACATATCTATTCGAGTAGATGCAACCATTGCAGCCGATCGTCTGCCACCAGGTGATGTTGAGTCAGAAATGATTATAGGATTTAAGGGGCAATTCCCTAATAATTACTTTGATTTCTTTCCATATGGAGGAATTAATCGTCCAGTAAATATATTCTCTACTCCGTCATCCTATGTTGAATCTATTCAACTTTCGACTGATCTTATTGATGGGATAGGTAAAGTGAGCTTCAAAGTTGGGATATCAGGGCAATCAGTAGCATCGTGCTTGCTCCAAGTCGAGCATACATCGATTTCAGTGAATTATTCTATGCAGGAGGAAGAGTTAACTATCGTCGGGGATTTTGATGTCTCGGATGTACGTCCATGGTGTCCAGCAGACCCATATCTTTATAATATGAAAGTAAGTCTTCTAGATGCTAATGGGAAAGTCATTGATGAATATATACAGTCATTTGGAATTCGTAGCGTGAAAATTGAAGATACAAAATTGTTACTGAATGGAGAGCCAGTGTTTCTAAATGGTTTCGGTATGCATGAAGACTTCCCTGTACTAGGGAAAGGTATGAATCATGCAGTCATTGCAAAGGATTTCAATTTGCTAAAATGGATGGGAGCCAACTCCATTCGTACGAGCCATTATCCATATAGTGATGAGTTTTTACAATATGCTGATCGTACAGGGTTACTTGTTATTGGAGAAACGCCATTTGTTGGTTTTGTACCTAGTCATTATACTGATGATGTCATAAGAGAAAAGGCAATGAGAGTCATTAGTGAAATGATAGATCGAGATTATAATCATCCATCTATTATCGCATGGAGCCTTGCTAATGAAGGACATACCTTCGTTCCAGAGGCGGATCCATTCTATAAGGCGTTATATGACCATGCGCGCTTGCTAGATAGCACTCGCCCAATTACGATTGTGAATTGCTTAGATGTAGAGGATGATTATGCACTTAAACATTTCGATTTTGTCAGCCTCAATCGTTATTACGGTTGGTATGAGCAAGCTGCACGCTTGGATGAAGGTTGTGCTATGCTTGATCAAAAGTTAGACCGATGCTATGAATTACTTCGTAAGCCAATTATCGTTACGGAGTTTGGTGCGGATGCGGTTGCTGGTGTTCATACAGATCCTCCAGAGCTATTTTCAGAAGAGTATCAATCCGAGATGGTAACTAGGCAGTATCAAATTATTGCAAATAAGCCATATACAATTGGAGCTCATGTGTGGTCATTTGCTGATTTTAAGACAAGTCAGACCCCATCACGAGTCGTTGTGAATCGTAAAGGATTGTTCACCCGTGAACGACAACCAAAACTCGCTGCACATAAATTGCGTGAGATATGGTTGAAAGAAAAGGGAGAGAAAAAAACTTAA
- a CDS encoding sugar ABC transporter permease — protein MKKHLRLLPFVVPGLLLYAVLFLYPTVTALYYSFTNWDGMSPSYQYVGFDNYANVSKDIIFQKSLVNNMKFMLAVVVIQTVVSLMLALQIHKKSKVNVVLRALYFMPTILSSVSVGFIWSFIYDPTSGALNGLLTLIGLESWTQNWIGNTAIAIFSIAAVQAWAHIGQMTVLFVAGLQAIPPELVEAAKLDGASKVGLFFRITWPLLAPAAAIVVSYTTIQSFKAFDLVFTMTGGGPAYSTEIVSTYIYNAAFMNYTFGKAATASVYFLVLISIITIVQFKLLKTDRVSY, from the coding sequence ATGAAAAAACATCTTAGACTACTACCGTTTGTAGTACCTGGATTATTGTTATATGCTGTCTTGTTTCTTTATCCAACAGTAACGGCACTTTATTATTCATTTACCAATTGGGACGGCATGTCGCCGTCCTATCAGTATGTTGGATTTGATAATTATGCGAATGTGAGTAAAGATATCATTTTTCAAAAGTCGCTCGTTAACAATATGAAGTTTATGTTGGCTGTCGTCGTTATTCAGACGGTTGTATCGTTAATGCTTGCCTTACAAATTCATAAAAAATCTAAGGTAAACGTAGTGCTACGAGCCTTATATTTTATGCCAACGATTCTATCTTCCGTTTCTGTTGGCTTTATCTGGTCATTCATCTACGATCCTACTTCTGGTGCTTTGAATGGTCTTCTAACGCTTATTGGCCTAGAGAGTTGGACTCAGAACTGGATTGGTAATACGGCAATAGCAATCTTCTCAATTGCTGCCGTTCAAGCATGGGCGCATATAGGACAGATGACTGTCCTATTCGTGGCTGGTTTGCAAGCAATTCCGCCAGAGTTAGTAGAAGCAGCGAAGTTAGATGGCGCAAGTAAAGTAGGGTTGTTCTTTCGTATAACATGGCCATTGCTAGCACCAGCTGCAGCGATCGTAGTATCCTATACGACGATTCAATCATTTAAAGCATTCGATCTTGTATTTACGATGACAGGCGGTGGTCCTGCCTATTCAACAGAAATTGTTTCGACCTATATTTATAATGCAGCTTTTATGAACTATACGTTTGGTAAAGCGGCAACTGCATCCGTTTATTTCTTAGTATTAATCTCTATTATTACAATTGTTCAATTTAAGTTACTTAAAACTGATCGCGTATCCTACTAG
- a CDS encoding metalloregulator ArsR/SmtB family transcription factor, whose amino-acid sequence MQLDKLVRYHKALADETRIKMLILLADGELNGQILAEKLFVTPATITHHAKKLREASLINERRDKNTIYFSLNDYFIKNSANATERFIYRNDRARGDDEMLKDENKRLKESTIRNFFTTDQKLKSIPVQLKKKLIVLEHLVSQLEIGRMYSEKEINTFIKGFHEDFATIRREFIMHQFMYRKNDVYELNPQELWTRWETL is encoded by the coding sequence ATGCAATTAGATAAATTGGTCCGTTATCATAAAGCACTTGCTGATGAGACCCGTATTAAGATGTTAATTTTGCTTGCAGATGGTGAACTTAATGGTCAGATTTTGGCTGAGAAGCTATTTGTCACACCTGCTACAATTACTCACCATGCCAAAAAACTACGAGAAGCAAGCTTGATTAATGAACGAAGAGATAAAAATACTATCTATTTTTCGCTAAATGATTATTTTATTAAAAATAGTGCGAATGCTACAGAACGATTCATTTATCGTAATGATAGAGCTAGGGGGGATGATGAAATGCTCAAGGATGAAAATAAACGGTTAAAGGAGTCCACGATTAGAAATTTCTTTACAACCGATCAGAAGTTAAAAAGCATACCGGTGCAGCTAAAGAAAAAGCTTATAGTATTAGAACATCTAGTGTCTCAGCTCGAGATTGGAAGAATGTATAGCGAAAAAGAAATTAATACATTTATTAAAGGTTTCCATGAAGATTTTGCAACTATTCGAAGAGAATTTATTATGCATCAATTCATGTACAGAAAAAATGATGTTTACGAATTAAATCCGCAGGAGTTGTGGACGCGGTGGGAAACTTTATAA
- a CDS encoding aldo/keto reductase: MKYRRLGRAGVKVSEISLGTMAFGRWIDEQSSLNIVDHALGQGINLIDTANVYGRGMDLGAETGLFGESELILGKALKGRRNDVVLATKAQMTVGTGVNDGGSSRYHIYQAIEASLKRLQTDYIDLYQIHFFDPHTPLEETMSALDDLVKQGKVRYLGCSNFAAWQLAKANGISALHHLNRFESVQPEYSLIAREAERELIPYAEADQVGIISYSPLGRGVLTGKYRKGETPPADSRLAAGEKRLEQLLDERPAIELADALAPIAEERGITLAQLALAWVLKQPQLSSAILGVSKLAQIDTAVETLNITLSADELLLIDQVSRQAGIIIPPKR, translated from the coding sequence ATGAAGTATAGAAGATTAGGTCGTGCAGGAGTAAAAGTATCTGAAATAAGTTTGGGAACGATGGCGTTTGGCAGATGGATTGATGAACAGTCTTCACTGAATATTGTCGATCATGCACTAGGACAAGGAATTAATTTAATTGATACGGCTAACGTATATGGTAGAGGAATGGATCTAGGAGCAGAGACGGGACTATTTGGAGAATCAGAACTGATACTGGGAAAAGCACTAAAGGGTAGACGGAATGATGTTGTGTTGGCTACGAAAGCGCAGATGACCGTTGGTACTGGAGTTAATGATGGGGGTTCAAGTCGTTATCATATTTATCAAGCGATTGAGGCGAGTTTGAAGAGACTTCAAACGGATTATATAGATTTGTATCAAATACATTTCTTTGACCCACATACTCCGCTAGAAGAAACTATGAGTGCACTAGATGATCTAGTGAAGCAAGGGAAAGTACGTTATCTTGGTTGTTCTAATTTTGCAGCATGGCAGTTAGCGAAAGCTAATGGAATTAGTGCATTGCATCACTTGAATCGTTTCGAGAGTGTACAACCCGAATATAGTTTGATTGCACGTGAAGCTGAACGTGAATTGATACCATATGCTGAAGCAGACCAAGTTGGAATTATTTCCTATAGTCCGCTTGGACGTGGAGTACTAACAGGGAAATATCGCAAAGGTGAAACTCCTCCTGCTGATTCACGTCTAGCTGCTGGGGAGAAAAGACTGGAACAATTACTTGATGAACGTCCTGCTATCGAACTTGCAGATGCATTAGCACCAATAGCAGAAGAGAGAGGCATAACATTAGCACAGCTAGCATTGGCTTGGGTATTGAAGCAGCCTCAGTTATCTTCAGCGATTTTAGGTGTTTCAAAGCTTGCCCAGATTGATACTGCTGTCGAAACGCTTAATATTACATTATCAGCAGATGAGTTACTACTTATCGATCAGGTGTCACGCCAAGCTGGCATTATTATTCCACCGAAAAGATAA
- the trxB gene encoding thioredoxin-disulfide reductase, with translation MHKTVIIGTGPAGLTAAIYLARANMEPVVIEGWQPGGQLTTTTEIENFPGFPEGILGSELMSNMRKQAERFGATFKTGSVKSVDLSKRPFVLDVEGMGEVVAESVIISTGASAKYLGIPGEQDNIGRGVSTCATCDGFFFRGKKIVMIGGGDSAMEEAGFLTRFASSVTLVNRRTELRASKIMQDRARDNEKIEWALNRTPVEVLANGMGVTGLKVLNNETGEEEIIETDGVFVAIGHTPNTGFLNGQITTDENGYIVVNPGTTTTNIPGVFACGDVQDTTYRQAITAAGTGCMAALEAERFLEGLTHISK, from the coding sequence ATGCATAAAACAGTTATTATCGGTACGGGTCCTGCTGGACTTACAGCTGCAATTTATCTTGCACGCGCAAATATGGAGCCAGTAGTCATTGAAGGCTGGCAACCAGGCGGTCAATTAACAACAACTACTGAAATTGAGAACTTCCCAGGTTTCCCCGAAGGAATTCTTGGTTCAGAGCTTATGTCTAATATGCGTAAGCAAGCAGAACGTTTCGGTGCAACTTTCAAAACAGGTTCTGTAAAGAGCGTTGATCTTAGCAAACGTCCTTTCGTACTTGATGTAGAAGGCATGGGAGAAGTTGTAGCGGAATCCGTTATCATTTCTACTGGTGCATCTGCTAAATATCTTGGAATTCCTGGAGAACAAGATAATATCGGTCGTGGCGTAAGTACTTGTGCTACTTGTGACGGATTCTTCTTCCGTGGCAAAAAAATCGTAATGATCGGTGGCGGTGACTCTGCTATGGAAGAAGCTGGTTTCCTAACTCGCTTCGCATCTTCTGTAACGCTAGTTAACCGTCGTACTGAGCTTCGTGCATCGAAAATCATGCAAGATCGTGCACGCGATAACGAAAAAATCGAGTGGGCACTTAATCGTACACCTGTTGAAGTTCTAGCTAATGGCATGGGTGTTACAGGACTTAAAGTTCTTAATAATGAGACAGGTGAAGAGGAAATTATCGAGACAGATGGCGTATTTGTAGCTATCGGTCATACTCCTAACACTGGTTTCCTTAATGGTCAAATTACGACTGATGAGAATGGTTATATTGTTGTTAACCCTGGAACAACAACTACGAATATCCCTGGCGTGTTCGCTTGTGGTGACGTACAAGATACAACTTACCGCCAAGCCATTACAGCAGCTGGTACTGGATGTATGGCAGCACTTGAAGCAGAGCGCTTCTTAGAAGGTCTTACACACATTTCTAAATAA
- a CDS encoding extracellular solute-binding protein produces the protein MKKSYLLSLIIVFALVLSACGASNSGNKVNSSNNDGSKQSGEEVKISFIHWRGEDVAVLDGIVAKFESEYPNIKVETQVFPSDQYQATAQAKLVDGSVGDVFTSFPGAQFEAIAKAGLFTDLTSEEFVSNFTPGLIEAGQKDGVQYALPYQLVYNMPIYNVKLFEQYNVEVPTDWDSFLAAMDTFKQAGITPIAFPGADIGPGQMMNTMVMNNATDEDIFVKLEAGEAKLTDEWWVKTLSQFKELNDKGYLQKDAVGTKTDAANALFIQEKAAILGTGSFQLAGNKAGNPELVQGLLAPITVSEDKVVFEGIHTTTFMLAVNSKSKHPEEAKLFLEYLSRADVAAEYANGTGQNVTVEGVQYTSDELKAVSEWTTKKTRFQPRFTISNAEVQKAITSSIQAVIGGTDPQKAAQDAQAIVDQQIGN, from the coding sequence ATGAAAAAATCATATTTGCTATCGTTAATTATTGTGTTTGCTTTGGTATTATCTGCGTGCGGAGCAAGCAACAGCGGCAATAAAGTCAATTCATCAAATAATGATGGATCAAAGCAAAGTGGTGAAGAAGTTAAGATTAGCTTCATTCACTGGCGCGGTGAAGATGTGGCAGTACTTGATGGAATTGTTGCTAAGTTCGAGTCAGAATATCCTAATATTAAAGTCGAAACGCAAGTATTTCCTTCAGACCAATATCAAGCAACAGCTCAAGCAAAGTTAGTTGATGGCTCTGTAGGTGATGTGTTCACTTCATTCCCAGGTGCACAGTTCGAGGCGATTGCGAAAGCTGGATTGTTTACTGATCTAACGAGTGAGGAATTTGTAAGTAACTTCACTCCAGGACTAATCGAGGCAGGTCAGAAAGACGGCGTGCAATACGCTTTGCCATATCAATTGGTATATAACATGCCCATTTATAATGTGAAATTATTTGAGCAATACAATGTAGAAGTACCAACAGACTGGGATAGCTTCTTAGCAGCTATGGATACATTCAAGCAAGCAGGCATTACACCGATTGCCTTCCCAGGTGCTGATATTGGTCCTGGTCAGATGATGAATACGATGGTAATGAACAACGCAACTGACGAAGATATTTTCGTGAAATTAGAAGCGGGTGAAGCTAAGCTTACGGATGAGTGGTGGGTAAAAACATTATCCCAATTCAAAGAGCTTAATGATAAAGGATATTTGCAAAAAGATGCAGTAGGAACGAAAACTGATGCAGCAAATGCACTATTTATTCAAGAAAAAGCAGCTATACTTGGTACGGGTTCATTCCAATTAGCGGGTAATAAAGCGGGAAATCCTGAACTAGTACAAGGGTTATTAGCACCGATTACGGTATCAGAGGATAAGGTTGTATTTGAAGGTATTCATACGACTACATTTATGCTTGCAGTAAATAGCAAATCAAAACATCCTGAAGAAGCTAAGTTATTCCTTGAGTACTTGAGCCGCGCTGACGTCGCTGCTGAGTATGCAAATGGTACTGGTCAGAATGTAACGGTTGAGGGTGTACAATATACATCTGATGAATTGAAAGCAGTAAGTGAATGGACAACGAAAAAAACTCGTTTCCAACCACGTTTCACAATTAGTAACGCAGAAGTACAAAAAGCAATAACAAGTTCAATCCAAGCAGTAATTGGCGGTACTGACCCACAAAAAGCTGCTCAAGATGCGCAGGCGATTGTAGACCAACAGATTGGAAACTAG
- a CDS encoding carbohydrate ABC transporter permease, with the protein MLKWLGRLLLISFAIIIIGPLLIVVFTMFKTTPQFYSDPIGLPTQLSWLNITALFDKQPMLTYFRNSVVVTLSTVLLVLLLAGSISYAIMRYGKQAIGGVIFSLFAIGLMVPSQVNMIPIYSLLQKLGWSNSHLGLILVSTSVLLPLSVFMLNGFMKTLPKEILEAGEIDGAGEWRLLLRIVFPLSAPYVATTAAFLFVIVWNDLLFPMLLLSGKDKLTLPLALLQFKGEFMTDYPLLMTGVLVTAFPMIILFVFLQRYFISGSLAGSLKG; encoded by the coding sequence ATGCTCAAATGGCTTGGAAGACTATTACTTATATCATTTGCAATCATTATTATTGGTCCCTTGCTGATCGTCGTATTCACGATGTTCAAAACAACACCGCAGTTCTATAGTGATCCAATCGGCTTGCCTACTCAATTATCATGGCTTAATATAACAGCACTATTTGATAAGCAACCAATGTTGACATATTTCCGCAACAGTGTCGTTGTCACCTTGTCTACTGTTTTATTAGTATTATTGTTGGCGGGCTCGATATCCTATGCAATTATGCGCTACGGTAAGCAAGCAATTGGTGGTGTTATTTTCTCGCTGTTTGCTATCGGATTGATGGTTCCTTCACAAGTTAATATGATTCCCATCTATTCCTTACTACAGAAGCTTGGCTGGAGTAATAGTCATCTTGGCTTAATTCTTGTATCGACGTCAGTGCTGTTGCCACTATCTGTTTTCATGCTAAATGGATTTATGAAAACATTACCGAAGGAGATATTAGAAGCGGGAGAAATTGATGGTGCCGGCGAATGGAGACTATTGTTACGTATTGTGTTTCCGCTAAGTGCACCCTATGTAGCTACAACGGCAGCATTTTTATTCGTTATCGTCTGGAACGATTTATTATTCCCAATGCTATTGCTATCAGGCAAAGATAAGTTAACACTGCCGTTAGCGCTTCTGCAATTCAAGGGTGAATTTATGACCGATTACCCTCTATTAATGACGGGCGTACTTGTTACTGCATTCCCAATGATCATATTGTTTGTATTTTTACAACGCTATTTCATCTCTGGTTCGCTTGCTGGGTCATTGAAGGGATAA
- a CDS encoding cupin domain-containing protein: protein MQATTKKLSPYVELLDLKPHIEGGWYKEIWKASFTIPQEVLGAPYSGPRPSASSIYFLLHPDEFSDWHKVYSDELWMWHAGSPIMLTLGGTDADPSVRKEIIVGPDIAAGHLPQALVPANEWQMTKPLGDEPVLVSCVVAPGFHYDDFKLIDRK from the coding sequence ATGCAAGCAACTACGAAAAAGCTATCACCATACGTTGAATTACTTGATTTGAAGCCACATATTGAAGGTGGCTGGTACAAAGAAATTTGGAAAGCTAGCTTCACTATTCCACAAGAAGTATTGGGAGCACCTTACTCAGGTCCAAGACCATCTGCATCCTCTATCTACTTCCTATTACACCCCGATGAATTTTCTGATTGGCATAAGGTATATTCCGATGAACTATGGATGTGGCATGCTGGTAGCCCGATTATGCTTACATTAGGCGGAACTGATGCTGATCCATCAGTTAGGAAGGAAATTATCGTCGGCCCTGACATTGCCGCTGGACACTTGCCACAAGCATTAGTGCCTGCGAATGAATGGCAGATGACGAAGCCACTTGGTGATGAACCAGTATTAGTATCCTGTGTCGTTGCACCTGGCTTCCACTATGATGACTTCAAATTAATCGATCGAAAATAA
- a CDS encoding FxLYD domain-containing protein — protein sequence MLQHNITGEQKVGIWPDETIDHVHLVDDDQDDSIDQLSNQSNEAVISKVKSTKGSFAIKVTIVFILLVVGISGALFRYYKIELDYNEKVLELQSDAKLSAIAGNYQEAIAYLDEAISIRPHFNALQQDQNLVYVAVKIERIATELEEIIDRGDESEAEKKLEELRQELNGYKEPIFDKQREKLEELNMKYTILSLTNELTTLGSISELGNLLNVVNGLIGEEAETLRDQIIDRIRTTATAEVNDLLTKKKFTAALNTTESALAWARTDETLLELKQKVKQEQAAYELAEEQRIQQAMEEAAAEDYINQTAAIDLIEYEKVMNELGNIVVVAYLKNVATRSIYDVTIGYKIVDSAGTVINDGTTGVTPSYIASGEGMSFSVTLPEGIDYEEEINVTISDGSWSLE from the coding sequence TTGCTTCAGCATAACATTACTGGAGAGCAGAAGGTTGGAATTTGGCCTGATGAAACAATTGACCATGTTCATTTAGTTGATGATGACCAAGATGATTCTATAGATCAATTAAGTAATCAATCTAATGAAGCTGTTATTAGTAAGGTTAAATCTACAAAAGGTTCTTTTGCAATTAAGGTTACGATAGTATTTATATTACTAGTAGTCGGAATTTCAGGAGCATTGTTCCGTTATTATAAAATTGAATTAGATTATAATGAGAAAGTATTAGAACTACAATCGGATGCTAAGCTTTCTGCGATTGCGGGCAATTATCAAGAGGCAATCGCATACTTGGATGAAGCAATTTCGATTAGACCACATTTTAATGCACTTCAACAGGATCAGAATTTAGTCTATGTAGCTGTTAAAATAGAACGTATTGCTACAGAATTAGAAGAAATTATTGATCGTGGAGATGAGTCTGAGGCAGAGAAAAAACTCGAAGAGCTTAGACAAGAATTGAATGGATATAAGGAACCTATTTTTGATAAACAGCGAGAAAAGCTAGAAGAGTTAAATATGAAGTATACGATACTCAGTTTAACGAACGAGCTTACTACGCTTGGTTCAATCTCGGAACTTGGTAACTTACTAAATGTTGTTAATGGATTAATTGGTGAGGAAGCTGAAACTTTAAGAGATCAAATTATTGATCGTATCCGTACGACCGCTACGGCAGAAGTAAATGATTTATTAACTAAGAAAAAATTTACAGCTGCTCTAAATACGACAGAAAGCGCACTGGCTTGGGCTCGCACAGATGAGACACTGCTTGAACTTAAACAAAAGGTTAAGCAAGAGCAAGCCGCCTATGAGTTGGCTGAAGAGCAAAGGATACAGCAGGCAATGGAGGAAGCCGCAGCTGAAGATTATATTAATCAGACAGCAGCAATTGATCTAATTGAATATGAGAAAGTAATGAATGAACTTGGTAATATTGTTGTCGTTGCTTATTTGAAAAACGTAGCTACTCGCTCAATATACGATGTCACGATTGGCTATAAAATTGTTGATTCCGCTGGAACAGTAATTAATGATGGTACTACTGGAGTGACACCAAGTTATATTGCTTCAGGTGAAGGAATGAGTTTCTCAGTAACGTTACCAGAAGGGATAGATTACGAAGAAGAAATTAATGTAACGATATCAGATGGATCATGGAGTCTAGAATAA